One region of Stigmatella erecta genomic DNA includes:
- a CDS encoding cytochrome P450 gives MTSQRVNILSPEFRANPHPGYAQMRRETPVIQVEPAGFWAISRYEDVAFVIKNPLLFSSEGFKTAWQPAWVGYNPLANSMITSDGTKHTRMRTLVSRAFNASAIQRMEARIRKLSLQLADGLAQKGEGDFVSLFAMPLPAFVIGELLGLDVSFHHRFKGWSDDIASVTPEPLTPQHAERTLTAIADLTGYLSEVIAARRRTPADDLVSDLVRAEADGQSLTDREIIDFLVLLLIAGLETTVHLLANSLLFLADHPEEYARLRANPTLVPKFIEEMLRYDSPVQALVRIVTTDVTLAGVKIPKGEVVLAIVSSANRDERQYPHPDRFELHRDQPSISFGHGAHFCIGAQLARMEARCGMEALLSRFSGFQRTPAELTWGQAITVRGPHTLPLRFIPA, from the coding sequence ATGACCTCTCAACGCGTGAACATCCTGTCTCCGGAGTTCCGGGCCAACCCGCATCCTGGCTATGCCCAGATGCGCCGCGAGACTCCCGTCATCCAGGTCGAGCCTGCCGGGTTCTGGGCCATCTCCCGGTACGAGGACGTGGCCTTCGTCATCAAGAACCCGCTGCTGTTCTCCTCCGAGGGCTTCAAGACCGCGTGGCAACCGGCATGGGTGGGGTACAACCCCTTGGCCAACTCGATGATCACCTCGGACGGGACGAAGCACACCCGGATGCGGACCCTGGTGAGCCGGGCCTTCAATGCCAGCGCCATCCAGCGGATGGAGGCCCGCATCCGGAAGCTTTCCCTGCAGCTCGCGGACGGCCTGGCGCAGAAGGGCGAGGGGGACTTCGTCTCCCTGTTCGCCATGCCCCTGCCCGCGTTCGTCATCGGCGAGCTGCTCGGGCTGGATGTCTCCTTCCATCACCGGTTCAAGGGATGGTCGGATGACATCGCCAGCGTCACGCCCGAGCCCCTGACCCCTCAGCACGCCGAGCGCACGCTCACCGCCATCGCGGACCTGACGGGCTACCTCTCCGAGGTCATCGCGGCCCGCCGCCGCACGCCCGCCGATGACCTGGTCAGTGACCTGGTCCGAGCGGAGGCGGACGGCCAGTCCTTGACGGACCGGGAGATCATCGACTTCCTGGTGCTCCTGCTCATCGCGGGCCTGGAGACGACGGTCCACCTGCTGGCCAACTCCCTGCTCTTCCTGGCGGACCACCCCGAGGAGTACGCGCGGCTGCGCGCGAACCCCACGCTGGTGCCCAAGTTCATCGAGGAGATGCTGCGCTACGACTCTCCCGTCCAGGCGCTGGTGCGCATCGTCACCACCGACGTGACGCTCGCCGGGGTGAAGATTCCCAAGGGTGAGGTCGTGCTCGCCATCGTCTCCTCGGCCAACCGGGACGAGCGCCAGTACCCCCACCCCGACCGGTTCGAGCTCCACCGCGATCAGCCCAGCATCTCCTTCGGCCATGGCGCCCACTTCTGCATTGGCGCGCAGCTGGCCCGGATGGAGGCCCGCTGCGGCATGGAGGCGCTGCTCTCCCGCTTCAGCGGCTTCCAGCGAACCCCCGCCGAGCTGACGTGGGGCCAGGCCATCACGGTCCGGGGCCCGCACACCCTGCCCCTCCGGTTCATCCCCGCCTGA
- a CDS encoding LysR family transcriptional regulator: protein MRRNDLLDLSAFAAVAAEGSFTRAAIKLGMSQSALSHAMKALEQRLGVRLLSRTTRSVAATAAGEELLKTLRPALEGIDAGLAQLGTKRAVPAGKVRLTMTKQAARSVIQPMLPGFLAAYPDIQVEVFVDDRFTDIVTGRFDAGIRFGQKVAKDMVSVRVGPDLRAAVVASPAYLAQRPAPRTPRDLIHHRCINYRMARTGGLYAWEFRDKGRRFEVRVEGSLVFNDGDLIEAAAESGQGIAYIWEDQAAPYLARGRLVRLLEAWCPPIPGYCLYYPSRRQMPPALAAFLQALRSPKPA from the coding sequence ATGAGGCGGAATGATTTGCTGGACCTGTCGGCGTTCGCCGCAGTGGCGGCCGAGGGCAGCTTCACCCGGGCGGCCATCAAGCTGGGCATGTCTCAGTCCGCGCTCAGCCACGCCATGAAGGCCCTGGAGCAGCGGCTCGGCGTGCGGCTGCTGTCACGGACCACCCGCAGCGTGGCGGCCACGGCGGCGGGGGAGGAGCTGCTCAAGACACTGCGCCCCGCGCTCGAGGGCATCGACGCCGGCCTGGCCCAGCTGGGCACGAAGCGGGCCGTGCCCGCGGGCAAGGTCCGCCTCACCATGACCAAGCAGGCCGCCCGGTCCGTGATTCAGCCGATGCTGCCCGGCTTCCTGGCCGCCTATCCCGACATCCAGGTGGAGGTCTTCGTCGATGATCGCTTCACCGACATCGTCACGGGCCGGTTCGACGCGGGCATCCGCTTCGGCCAGAAGGTGGCCAAGGACATGGTCTCGGTCCGCGTGGGCCCGGACCTCCGGGCCGCGGTGGTCGCCTCCCCCGCCTATCTGGCCCAGCGGCCCGCGCCGCGAACCCCCCGCGACCTGATCCACCATCGCTGCATCAACTACCGCATGGCCCGCACCGGGGGGCTCTACGCGTGGGAGTTCAGGGACAAGGGCCGCCGCTTCGAGGTCCGCGTCGAGGGCTCGCTGGTGTTCAACGATGGCGATTTGATCGAGGCGGCGGCCGAGAGCGGCCAGGGCATCGCCTACATCTGGGAGGATCAGGCCGCCCCGTACCTGGCCCGTGGCCGGTTGGTGCGTCTGCTGGAGGCGTGGTGCCCGCCCATCCCAGGGTACTGTCTCTACTACCCCAGCCGGCGCCAGATGCCACCGGCCCTGGCGGCCTTCCTTCAGGCCCTGCGCTCCCCCAAGCCTGCGTGA
- a CDS encoding helicase-related protein — MNSSPSNRSSVVIAELGPTNTGKTHRAIERMLEHDTGIIGLPLRLLAREVYDRVTARVGEGRVALMTGEEKRLPPRPDYWICTVEAMPMDRPADFLAVDEIQLAAHRERGHVFTDRLLHARGRRETWFLGADTMRPMVQSLIPQASVKRATRLSQLRYAGSRSLKSLPPRSAVVAFSADRVYELAEMLRRLRGGVAVVLGALSPRTRNAQVAMYQSGEVQYLVATDAIGMGLNLDLNHVAFAALSKYDGAEQRELFPDELAQIAGRAGRHLNDGSFGTLNMLPELSPRIVSAIESHRFPPVRSLIWRNASLDFSNPEALLDSLSRAPRHSAFIRVERADDFDALKELSHVPAIRDVATSQPMVELLWQVCQIPDFRKGLFGQHVALLRETFLQLCDGDGRLDPVWLGRQVSPLDDVSGDIHTLMDRLAAIRIWTYISHRSGWLHEAEQWQERTRRIEDALGDALHERLVERFVQRAARRSSRRFVRPSAPSAAGSDSPFAKLGLLLGEVPGAEGGGLTEEQFVQRVVDATHDAFQADASGIISFEGQPLARLVRGKDLRSPQVALGEPEVWTGGARRQLERRLVALARDLVTEAMGGFPAEALTGTGRSAAMRGLSYRLAEGLGVISLSEAREQWRLMDLEARERLRALGAREGQRFFYVGEALAPHALDRRCLLTALFHQTPVPKGVPREPVLAAAELGGWDARVLGYEVLGTVALRIDILERLSESLRHPQGAHQAQALLQELRLEGGLRARVLRELGGSPGGASSKRRRRRRGRKPQATAPDKRGAPGHPAPPSGSGGGERGV, encoded by the coding sequence ATGAACTCCAGCCCTTCCAACCGCTCGTCCGTGGTCATCGCGGAGCTGGGGCCGACGAACACCGGGAAGACCCACCGGGCCATCGAGCGCATGCTCGAGCACGACACGGGCATCATCGGACTGCCGCTGCGCTTGCTTGCCCGTGAAGTCTACGACCGGGTGACCGCCCGGGTGGGCGAAGGGCGGGTCGCGCTGATGACGGGGGAGGAGAAGCGGCTGCCCCCCCGGCCTGACTATTGGATCTGCACGGTCGAGGCGATGCCGATGGATCGCCCCGCCGACTTCCTCGCGGTGGATGAGATTCAGCTCGCCGCCCACCGCGAGCGCGGGCACGTCTTCACGGACCGGCTGCTGCATGCGCGGGGGCGCCGGGAGACGTGGTTCCTGGGCGCGGACACGATGCGGCCCATGGTCCAGTCGCTCATCCCGCAGGCGTCGGTGAAGCGCGCCACCCGCTTGTCCCAGCTTCGCTACGCCGGAAGCCGCTCCCTGAAGAGCCTCCCCCCGCGCTCGGCCGTGGTCGCGTTCTCCGCGGACCGCGTGTACGAGCTGGCCGAGATGCTGCGCCGCCTCCGGGGCGGGGTGGCCGTGGTGCTGGGCGCGCTCTCCCCCCGGACGCGCAATGCCCAGGTGGCGATGTACCAGTCCGGGGAGGTGCAGTACCTGGTGGCCACCGATGCCATCGGCATGGGGCTGAACCTCGACCTCAACCACGTGGCCTTCGCGGCGCTCTCCAAGTACGACGGCGCCGAGCAGCGCGAGCTGTTCCCGGACGAGCTGGCCCAGATCGCGGGCCGCGCGGGGCGTCACCTGAACGACGGCAGCTTCGGGACGCTGAACATGCTGCCCGAGCTGTCCCCGCGGATCGTCTCGGCCATCGAGTCCCACCGGTTTCCGCCGGTGCGAAGCCTCATCTGGCGCAACGCCTCGCTCGACTTCTCGAACCCGGAGGCCCTGCTGGATTCGCTGTCGCGGGCGCCGCGCCACAGTGCCTTCATCCGGGTGGAGCGCGCGGACGACTTCGATGCACTCAAGGAACTCTCGCACGTTCCCGCCATCCGGGATGTGGCCACGAGCCAGCCCATGGTCGAGTTGCTGTGGCAGGTCTGCCAGATTCCGGATTTCCGCAAGGGGCTCTTCGGACAGCATGTCGCGCTGCTGCGGGAGACCTTCCTCCAGCTCTGCGATGGCGACGGGAGGCTGGACCCGGTCTGGCTGGGCAGGCAGGTGTCGCCGCTCGATGATGTCTCCGGAGACATCCACACCCTGATGGACCGGCTGGCGGCCATCCGCATCTGGACGTACATCAGCCACCGGTCCGGCTGGCTGCACGAGGCGGAGCAGTGGCAGGAGCGCACCCGGCGCATCGAGGACGCGCTGGGCGATGCCCTGCATGAGCGGCTCGTGGAGCGCTTCGTGCAGCGGGCCGCCCGGAGAAGCTCCCGCCGGTTCGTGAGGCCCTCCGCCCCGTCCGCCGCGGGTTCGGACAGCCCCTTCGCCAAGCTGGGGCTGCTGCTGGGAGAAGTCCCGGGCGCGGAAGGGGGCGGGCTGACCGAGGAGCAGTTCGTTCAGCGGGTGGTCGATGCGACGCATGACGCCTTCCAGGCGGATGCGTCCGGAATCATCTCCTTCGAAGGGCAGCCGCTGGCCCGGCTGGTGCGGGGCAAGGACCTGCGCTCACCGCAGGTCGCGCTGGGGGAGCCGGAGGTCTGGACCGGAGGGGCCCGGCGGCAGCTGGAGCGCCGGCTGGTGGCGCTCGCGAGGGATCTGGTCACCGAGGCCATGGGAGGCTTCCCCGCCGAGGCGCTCACCGGGACGGGCCGCTCCGCGGCGATGCGAGGCCTCTCCTACCGCCTGGCGGAGGGGCTGGGCGTGATTTCCCTGAGTGAGGCGCGCGAGCAGTGGCGGCTGATGGACCTGGAGGCGCGGGAGCGTCTGAGGGCGCTGGGCGCCCGCGAGGGACAGCGCTTCTTCTACGTCGGCGAGGCGCTTGCCCCGCATGCGCTGGACCGGCGCTGCCTGCTGACGGCGCTGTTTCATCAAACCCCTGTGCCCAAGGGCGTTCCCCGGGAGCCGGTGCTCGCGGCTGCGGAGCTGGGCGGCTGGGATGCGCGGGTCCTCGGCTATGAAGTGCTGGGCACCGTGGCGCTGCGGATCGACATCCTGGAGCGGCTCAGCGAGTCGCTGCGCCACCCCCAGGGCGCCCATCAAGCGCAGGCGCTCCTGCAGGAGCTGCGTCTGGAGGGCGGTCTCCGCGCGCGGGTGCTGCGGGAGCTCGGAGGTTCCCCGGGAGGCGCGTCCTCGAAGCGGCGGCGCCGGAGGCGGGGGCGGAAGCCGCAGGCCACGGCTCCGGACAAGCGGGGAGCCCCGGGACACCCGGCCCCGCCCAGCGGAAGCGGGGGGGGCGAGCGGGGCGTCTGA
- a CDS encoding Hsp33 family molecular chaperone HslO → MSDELVSALLKDVDLRVVLALTSGLSRQARATHKSEPASAALLSQGLTAAALMGALQKSEARINIQLECDGPLRGFFVDGDAAGLVRGYLKNPYVAHVGAEGRYRWRPVFGNKGYISVLRDIGGGEYYRSSVELERFDFTEDLERYFGISDQVATQLLLEQVPRQEGGASEPLGTVAGLILQPLPNGDRDAFQAIGGQLRERFRPVLESHGTEGATAVLKALLPDQPSLEVMSRYPLSFGCSCSRDRVKRALLAMGKEELLDLLEKDGQAEATCQFCTTHYVIPGPEIRELLTAASN, encoded by the coding sequence ATGTCCGATGAACTCGTCAGTGCCCTGTTGAAGGACGTGGATCTCCGGGTGGTGCTCGCCCTCACCTCGGGGCTGTCGCGCCAGGCCCGCGCCACGCACAAGAGTGAGCCCGCCTCCGCCGCCCTGCTGTCCCAGGGGCTCACGGCCGCGGCCCTGATGGGGGCGCTCCAGAAGAGCGAGGCGCGCATCAACATCCAGCTCGAGTGCGACGGGCCGCTGCGCGGCTTCTTCGTGGACGGGGACGCCGCGGGGCTGGTGCGCGGCTACCTCAAGAACCCCTACGTGGCCCACGTGGGCGCCGAGGGCCGGTACCGCTGGCGCCCGGTGTTCGGCAACAAGGGCTACATCTCCGTGCTGCGCGACATCGGCGGGGGCGAGTACTACCGCTCGTCGGTGGAGCTGGAGCGCTTCGATTTCACGGAAGACCTGGAGCGCTACTTCGGCATCTCCGACCAGGTGGCCACCCAGCTCCTGCTGGAGCAGGTCCCCCGCCAGGAGGGCGGTGCCTCCGAGCCGCTGGGCACGGTGGCGGGTTTGATTCTCCAACCGTTGCCCAACGGGGACCGGGACGCCTTCCAGGCCATTGGCGGCCAGCTCCGGGAGCGGTTCCGGCCGGTGCTGGAGTCGCATGGGACGGAAGGGGCCACCGCGGTGCTCAAGGCCCTGCTGCCCGATCAGCCCTCGCTGGAAGTCATGTCCCGCTACCCTCTGAGCTTCGGTTGCTCGTGCAGCCGGGACCGGGTGAAGCGCGCCCTGCTGGCCATGGGCAAGGAGGAACTGCTGGACCTTCTGGAAAAGGACGGGCAGGCCGAGGCAACGTGCCAGTTTTGTACGACGCATTACGTTATCCCCGGCCCGGAAATCCGGGAGTTGCTGACGGCCGCGTCGAACTAA
- a CDS encoding oxidoreductase has product MSKVWFITGATRGIGAELARAVLAAGDSVVATGRKAEAVVKALGTSDRLLVTPLDVTQPGQPEDAVRAALGKFGRIDVLVNNAGYGLVGAVEECSAEELAAQFAANVLGLAAVTRAVLPVMRAQKSGHIFNVSSSAGFAGYPGASSYCATKFAVEGLSESLAHEAAPLGIKVTIVEPGYFRTEFLTDNSAVYARKVIGDYDATAGAMRRGSRAMNGHQEGDPRKLAQAFLTLAAAQKPPLRFTAGRDAVEQLEQTLAARREEMKPWRELALSLAHDGLPKG; this is encoded by the coding sequence ATGTCGAAAGTCTGGTTCATCACGGGAGCAACGCGGGGCATCGGCGCCGAACTCGCCCGGGCGGTGCTGGCAGCCGGTGACTCGGTGGTGGCCACGGGCCGCAAGGCCGAGGCCGTCGTCAAGGCGCTGGGAACCTCGGACCGGCTCCTCGTCACCCCGTTGGATGTCACCCAGCCGGGACAGCCTGAGGACGCCGTACGGGCGGCCCTCGGGAAGTTCGGCCGCATCGACGTCCTCGTCAACAATGCCGGGTACGGGCTGGTCGGAGCGGTGGAGGAGTGCAGCGCCGAGGAGCTCGCCGCGCAGTTCGCGGCCAACGTGCTCGGCCTCGCTGCCGTGACGCGCGCGGTGCTGCCGGTGATGCGTGCCCAGAAGTCAGGCCACATCTTCAACGTGTCCTCGTCGGCGGGCTTCGCCGGCTACCCCGGTGCCTCGAGCTATTGCGCGACCAAGTTCGCCGTGGAGGGCTTGAGCGAGAGCCTCGCGCACGAAGCCGCCCCGCTGGGAATCAAGGTGACGATCGTCGAGCCGGGCTACTTCCGCACCGAGTTCCTGACGGACAACTCCGCCGTCTACGCGAGGAAGGTCATCGGCGACTACGACGCGACGGCGGGTGCGATGCGCCGGGGCTCCCGGGCCATGAATGGCCACCAAGAGGGAGATCCTCGCAAGCTGGCCCAGGCGTTCCTGACCCTGGCTGCCGCGCAGAAGCCGCCCCTGCGCTTCACCGCAGGGAGGGACGCCGTGGAGCAGTTGGAGCAGACCCTCGCCGCCAGACGTGAGGAGATGAAACCCTGGCGCGAGCTTGCGCTCTCACTCGCCCACGACGGCTTGCCGAAGGGCTAA
- the selB gene encoding selenocysteine-specific translation elongation factor: MIIGTAGHIDHGKTSLVKALTGIDTDRLKEEKRRGITLELGFAHLALEGGAVAGVVDVPGHERFIKAMAAGAGGVDLAVLVVAADEGVMPQTREHLDICRLLGVKAGVIALTKADLLADLGGEWLSLVRADLVALTVGTFLEGAPVVPCSARTGEGLPALRAALSQAARALPVRPAEGPAFLPVDRVFSLKGFGTVVTGTLLSGTLEEEESVSLLPGLPGPHRVRGLQVHGEARKQVLAGQRTAVNLAGVEAGQLHRGMVLVRAGELPETRMLDVELSLLPAVEQALPRRRKLLLHLGTAQVEATVALLDQERLEPGATGLAQLRLAAPVAALVGQRFILRGSRALPGRGATVAGGRVLSLTPPRRRKGAAAVVGQLLEADAGGQAAWLLRQAGYRGLTQAELFGRAGLPPKTLTRALELLGSRGGALLVDRDRRLYLAGDVFEALQRRTVAMLAAFHEREPLREGLSREELRQRLSPELDPRIFQKVTQALVEQGRAALDRDTIRLQGRGRVLTLADEGARARLAAELSQAALAPPTLGELAAKLQLPPARLQELLAVMVREGLLVRVSEALHFDATALAELREQLVAYLREHKEISTQAFKDMVGQSRKFIIPLSEYFDRERVTLRVGDKRVLRRG, translated from the coding sequence ATGATCATCGGGACGGCCGGCCACATCGATCACGGCAAGACGTCCCTGGTGAAGGCCCTGACCGGCATCGACACGGACCGGCTCAAGGAAGAGAAGCGCCGGGGCATCACCCTGGAGCTGGGCTTTGCCCACCTGGCGCTGGAGGGAGGCGCCGTGGCGGGCGTGGTGGATGTGCCCGGCCACGAGCGCTTCATCAAGGCGATGGCCGCGGGCGCCGGGGGCGTGGACCTGGCCGTGCTGGTGGTGGCCGCGGACGAGGGCGTCATGCCCCAGACCCGCGAGCACCTGGACATCTGCCGCCTGCTGGGTGTGAAGGCCGGGGTCATCGCCCTCACCAAGGCGGACCTGCTGGCGGACCTGGGCGGGGAGTGGCTCTCGCTGGTGAGGGCGGACCTGGTGGCGCTCACCGTGGGGACCTTCCTGGAGGGGGCCCCGGTGGTGCCGTGCTCCGCGAGGACCGGCGAGGGGCTCCCGGCGCTGCGCGCGGCCCTGTCCCAGGCGGCCCGGGCGCTGCCGGTGCGTCCCGCGGAGGGGCCCGCCTTCCTGCCGGTGGACCGCGTCTTCTCGCTCAAGGGCTTCGGCACGGTGGTGACGGGCACGCTGCTGTCGGGGACGCTGGAGGAAGAGGAGAGCGTCTCGCTGCTGCCGGGCCTGCCGGGGCCCCACCGTGTGCGGGGCCTCCAGGTGCATGGCGAGGCCCGGAAGCAGGTGCTCGCGGGGCAGCGGACGGCGGTGAACCTCGCCGGGGTGGAGGCCGGACAGCTTCACCGGGGCATGGTGCTGGTGCGCGCCGGGGAGCTGCCCGAGACGCGGATGCTGGATGTGGAGCTGAGCCTGCTGCCCGCCGTGGAGCAGGCGCTCCCCCGGCGCCGCAAGCTGCTGCTGCACCTGGGCACCGCACAGGTGGAGGCCACGGTGGCCTTGCTGGATCAGGAGCGCCTGGAGCCCGGCGCGACGGGGCTGGCCCAGCTGCGTCTGGCCGCCCCCGTGGCCGCGCTGGTGGGGCAGCGGTTCATCCTGCGCGGCTCGCGGGCCCTGCCGGGCCGGGGGGCCACGGTGGCCGGGGGCCGGGTGCTCTCGCTCACCCCGCCGCGCCGCCGCAAGGGCGCCGCCGCCGTGGTGGGGCAGCTGCTGGAGGCCGACGCGGGCGGACAGGCCGCGTGGCTGCTGCGGCAGGCCGGCTACCGGGGGCTGACCCAGGCGGAGCTGTTCGGCCGCGCGGGCCTTCCGCCGAAGACCCTTACCCGGGCCCTGGAGTTGCTGGGAAGCCGGGGAGGGGCGCTGTTGGTGGACCGCGACCGGCGGCTCTACCTCGCGGGGGATGTCTTCGAGGCGCTGCAGCGGCGCACGGTGGCGATGCTGGCCGCCTTCCACGAGCGCGAGCCCCTGCGCGAGGGGCTCTCCCGGGAGGAGCTGCGCCAGCGGCTGTCCCCGGAGCTGGACCCGCGCATCTTCCAGAAGGTGACACAGGCCCTGGTGGAGCAGGGGCGGGCCGCGCTGGACAGGGACACCATTCGGCTGCAGGGGCGGGGCCGGGTGCTCACCCTCGCGGACGAGGGGGCGCGTGCCCGGCTGGCGGCGGAGCTGTCTCAGGCGGCCCTGGCGCCTCCCACGCTCGGCGAGCTCGCCGCGAAGCTCCAGCTCCCCCCCGCCCGGCTGCAGGAGTTACTGGCGGTGATGGTGAGGGAGGGACTTCTGGTGCGTGTGAGCGAAGCGCTACACTTCGATGCGACAGCATTGGCGGAGCTTCGCGAGCAGTTGGTGGCGTATCTGCGAGAGCACAAGGAGATCTCCACGCAGGCCTTCAAGGACATGGTCGGCCAGAGCCGCAAGTTCATCATCCCGCTCTCGGAGTATTTCGACCGGGAGCGCGTCACGCTGCGCGTGGGCGATAAGCGGGTGCTGCGGCGAGGATGA
- a CDS encoding ion transporter, whose protein sequence is MNRSSEQSPESGLRARLHTLIFEADTPAGKAFDVALLCAIVLSVLAVMLESVAEVRTRFGPVLHLAEWVFTLLFAVEYVLRLVAVRRPLDYARSFFGIVDLMALLPSFLSVLLPGAQTLLVVRVLRLLRVFRILKLGHLLGQAEVLLTALRASRPKIIVFLGTVLTIDVIMGAVMYMVEGEENGFDNIPRSMYWAIVTMTTVGFGDITPKTVYGQLIASVLMIMGYGIIAVPTGIVSVELAAATRQRPDTQACPGCGAQGHDLDARFCKRCGTALDWAHP, encoded by the coding sequence GTGAACCGGTCCTCCGAACAGAGTCCCGAGAGTGGACTCCGCGCCCGCCTGCATACCCTCATCTTCGAGGCCGACACCCCCGCGGGCAAGGCGTTCGATGTGGCCCTCCTGTGCGCCATCGTGTTGAGCGTGCTGGCGGTGATGCTGGAGAGCGTCGCGGAGGTGCGCACCCGCTTTGGCCCCGTGCTGCACCTGGCCGAGTGGGTGTTCACCCTGCTCTTCGCGGTGGAGTACGTGCTGCGGCTCGTCGCGGTGCGAAGGCCGCTGGACTACGCGCGCAGCTTCTTCGGCATCGTGGACCTGATGGCGCTCCTGCCCTCCTTCCTGAGCGTGCTGCTGCCCGGGGCCCAGACGCTGCTCGTGGTGCGCGTGCTCCGGCTGCTGCGCGTCTTCCGGATCCTCAAGCTGGGGCACCTGCTGGGCCAGGCGGAGGTGCTGCTGACGGCCCTGCGGGCCAGCCGGCCGAAGATCATCGTCTTCCTGGGCACGGTGCTGACCATCGACGTCATCATGGGCGCGGTGATGTACATGGTGGAGGGCGAGGAGAACGGCTTCGACAACATTCCCCGCTCCATGTACTGGGCCATCGTGACGATGACGACGGTGGGCTTCGGCGACATCACCCCGAAGACGGTCTATGGCCAGCTCATCGCCTCGGTGTTGATGATCATGGGCTACGGCATCATCGCGGTGCCCACGGGCATCGTGTCCGTGGAGCTGGCGGCCGCCACGCGCCAGCGCCCCGACACCCAGGCCTGTCCGGGCTGCGGCGCCCAGGGCCATGATCTGGATGCCCGCTTCTGCAAGCGGTGCGGCACGGCCCTGGACTGGGCACACCCGTAG
- a CDS encoding succinate dehydrogenase, translating into MSTEAAALPRKTPLFQSRLGSFLAVVPLSFWVVNHLWDNLAAFAGAEAWQTAVTGQRDPFTQVLTFIFVLVPLLMHTGWGIVRLFSFKPNNLAYNNYGNLKYILQRITAAGVLAFIGAHLWLAFLRPHLFHGGPEPFADMAREMRFHGPTLFVYILGTLGTAYHLANGLQNFGMAWGIFASERSMRRFEPFVIIIFLVLLAMAWGTLYALYQAGSALGPAPTP; encoded by the coding sequence ATGAGCACCGAAGCCGCAGCCCTGCCTCGCAAGACGCCGCTCTTTCAGTCCCGCCTGGGCTCGTTCCTCGCGGTGGTTCCCCTGTCTTTCTGGGTCGTCAACCACCTCTGGGACAACCTCGCCGCCTTCGCCGGCGCCGAGGCCTGGCAGACGGCCGTCACCGGGCAGAGAGACCCGTTCACGCAGGTCCTCACCTTCATCTTCGTCCTGGTGCCGCTGCTGATGCACACCGGGTGGGGCATCGTCCGGTTGTTCAGCTTCAAGCCCAACAACCTGGCCTACAACAACTACGGCAACCTCAAGTACATCCTGCAGCGCATCACCGCCGCGGGCGTGCTGGCCTTCATCGGCGCCCACCTGTGGCTGGCCTTCCTGCGCCCCCACCTGTTCCACGGCGGCCCGGAGCCCTTCGCGGACATGGCCCGGGAGATGCGCTTCCACGGCCCCACGCTCTTCGTCTACATCCTGGGCACGCTGGGCACCGCGTACCACCTGGCCAACGGCCTGCAGAACTTCGGCATGGCCTGGGGCATCTTCGCCAGCGAGCGCTCCATGCGCCGCTTCGAGCCCTTCGTCATCATCATCTTCCTGGTGCTGCTGGCCATGGCCTGGGGCACCCTCTACGCGCTCTACCAGGCCGGCAGCGCGCTCGGCCCCGCGCCCACCCCGTAG
- a CDS encoding phosphoribosyltransferase, whose amino-acid sequence MATKRAAPRNAKPSNVPSKRKVEKLVSIPDDVVLAPQVEAPRQQAGRDLSRQRSAARELSWADFDRAVQGLARAIRKAYAPQAIVGVAHGGVFVGGALASALDCEFFPVRISRRSRDRKGSAKPQMSGEMPRELKGLRVLIVDDVAASGDTLELASTRAREVGARDVKTAALVSRPEGYVPSFCSLKSSEVVVFPWDYEPTLAGTASTDDDVDPDKAGA is encoded by the coding sequence GTGGCTACGAAGCGGGCAGCTCCCCGGAACGCCAAGCCCTCGAACGTGCCTTCCAAGCGGAAGGTCGAGAAGCTCGTCTCCATTCCCGACGATGTTGTCCTGGCCCCCCAGGTCGAAGCGCCGCGTCAGCAGGCGGGACGGGACTTGTCCCGGCAGCGCTCCGCGGCGAGGGAGCTGTCGTGGGCGGACTTCGACCGCGCGGTGCAGGGCCTGGCGCGCGCCATCCGCAAGGCATACGCGCCGCAGGCCATCGTGGGGGTGGCCCACGGCGGGGTGTTCGTGGGCGGGGCGCTGGCCAGCGCGCTCGACTGTGAGTTCTTCCCCGTGCGCATCAGCCGCCGGAGCCGGGACCGGAAGGGCAGCGCCAAGCCCCAGATGTCCGGGGAGATGCCGCGCGAGCTGAAGGGGCTGCGCGTGCTCATCGTCGATGACGTGGCCGCCAGTGGCGACACGCTGGAGCTGGCCTCCACGCGGGCGCGCGAGGTGGGGGCCCGGGACGTGAAGACCGCCGCCCTGGTGTCACGGCCGGAGGGGTACGTGCCCAGCTTCTGCTCGCTGAAGAGCTCCGAGGTGGTGGTCTTCCCCTGGGACTACGAGCCCACGCTGGCGGGCACTGCGTCCACCGACGACGACGTGGACCCGGACAAGGCGGGCGCGTGA